GCAGAAGTCTCTATTTGGCAAAAAGTTGTGTTTAGCTTTACAttttctttacccacactatatataccctcattacccacaaattgtaatgagtgcttttcagagagaaaaccctagaaaatacacttgagagttagagattgttatacccataatCATTGACACATTTCCTTGTAGTTTTCCTTAATTCCTACCTATCCATCTCTAAATCCTTGAGAGATTGCtagtccaaacacttaccacacccattctgagtgtaaagtgagatttTGCTGCTGCTatgaagtattggaagaagccatttatTGGCAGATGCAATCAAGCTAAATTGTAGGATCCGGAAAGTTACAGAGGACAAGGCTCCGAGAAGTCAGTTGGTAGTAGGAGCTTGAaaggctcaagtacatgggatagactaggcttggagagtcttttgttatttatatactccaactttattctctagtggatcgatttagacttggagggttgcggagaggtttttcaccgaatTCTTCAGTTccttcttcgataacacgtctcgatgttatcttgtatttgcatctcttttccctactctttaagctttcattttattgttgatgatgaatgaatatggcttagggtagaGTTATCGGTTCATTGCacttatttactcttgttcaGCACTTAATCttagttagagtaaaagcaatctagccgtaatttttaattggggttTTGAACAAGCTCTTGAATTTTAGCACAAATccaagttttcaattttaatttaggatttttaaaaattaggacatCAACACTAGAGGTTAGCAACACTAAATCATCATTATTAACTTATGAATTATTCATATCTTTTCATTGAATAATGCTAGGGACACCCAAATCCACAACATCCCCAATGAAATTAATcccaaacaaaaacccaaataaacatGCCCAcgaaacataaaaatttaatgttaacaatttattgcaacaatcAAGTCACAACAATATTTAACAATTCATTATAAAACATGAAATACgcaacttttctattttttttttacttcttattagggtttgtttggatactgcttattactgaaaactgaaaacaccgtagcaaaataatttttaaatatgtgaatagtgttgtgggacccatttttaatgaaaatttttctgaaaaaagaggtttgtgagtctcgtgaacagtgcatgggacCTAGGTTTGGACACAAAgctatccaaacgcacacttaaggtctgtttggatatcacttattgctgaaaattgaaaattgaaaattgaaaacattgtagtaaaataatttttaaatgtgtgaatagtactatgagactcaattttaaaattgttctTGTGAAAAAAAGTACTTACGGGTCTCGTAAACAGTGCatgagacccaaaaaaaaaacgttggACGCTGGACGTGGACGTAGTCTCCACTACAATACTACCCAGTACTCTAGTCTTCTAACAAAAGCCACACGtttgttttcattaaaaactttttctttcatgttttgatCTAAATATTAGAGGCCACACCTTTATACTTGAATATTAAGAAATATCATTTACTACCAGTACCACTACTAGTTCTATACCTTGTCACCACTACAAGTAGAGAGAGAAGCAAGAGCTGGGAGATGGAGACTaggtttcaaaaaattaaaaaaatgggcAAAGCAACCAGAGTCAGCTTCCTCACACAACACAACATAGAGAGAGACagcaagagagagagggttGCGGTTTGTTTTTCTGGTTTTAAAGTTTTGTCTAAAGGTTTTTCATATTATTCTTGGGGCAATTGGGCAAAAGGGGAGGtcagtcaaattttttttggtgtttcatggggtaatttgtaaatattttggaGGGGGTAGGCTAATTGTATACATTTTGGGGTCAAATATTAAacttgtgtgtatatataaatatatatatatatatatatatatatttatatgaataaatcaaattataaaGCTACCATTCAAATTCAATCTTAGCAGGTAGTTGAAGTACACATGTTAGGTGTGGCAACATAGCTCCATCCCTGACAAAGCTACCATTCAAATTCAATCTTAGCTTAATTAGGTAGTTGAACAAATACATCAATCGAATTTGATCCTCCTTCTTCCGGTTGAAATGTTTCATACATGCTGTGAGTCTTGAAATACctgtctctctattttttttttattttttttatttttataggtatATACGTGTGAATGTGTTGTGCTGTACCCGCATCTATGTGCCTATATAATTAACATGGTATTTTTTGGGTAGCAATGCAACACGCCAACACCATCCTTTTTATCCATCATAAGTTGCTCTAACTATATTCAAATCATAACCAAACATGTCAATGACCCAAAGTTCACCGGATCATGGACATGTTGCTGTTTTAGCATTCCCATTTGGCTGCCATCCTTGGCCTCTCCTTAACCTCACTTGCAAATTAGCATGGGCAACCCCACACGTACGTTTTTCATTCTTCAACACTTCCAAATCCAACCAAAGGCTCTTTTCAACCTCACAAGTTAACCTGCCAGACAACCTCAAAGCCTATGATGTTGCTGATGGTGTGCCTAATGGCCATGTTTTCACTCCAGGTAACCCCATCGAGGAATTGGAGCTGTTCATTAAGGCTGCACCTGAGAGCTTTAGGAAAGCCATGGATATGACTGTGGCTGAGTTTGGGAGGAACATCAGTTGCTTGTTGACTGATGCTTTCTCGGTGTTTGCTTGTGAGATGGCTCAGAACATGCACGTAAAATGGGTACCTTTTTGGGTTCCCGCACCTTATTGTCTCTCAGCTCACATTTACACTGATATCATCCATAAGACCTACGCTAATGCTTGTGGTAATGGTAATGGTGGTGTAGTGGGAGGCCTAAAGCCCATTGACAAAACCTTGGATGTTATTCCAGGGCTGTCTACAATGCGCTTTTGTGACCTATCCGATGAAGTACTCCAAGGTGACTCAAATTCATCACTTTTTTCACAAACACTATACAGAATGAGTAAGGTACTTCCACAAGCAAGTGCTATTGTTATGAACTCGTTTCAAGAAATAAACTCTACCATCATCACCAATGATCTCAAGTCCAAGTTTCAAGATGTGTTCTACGTGGGTTTTCTCACCTTAACACTTCCACCTCCACCTCTACCACCATCACATTCAGATACCACAGGTTGCCTTCCTTGGTTGGACAAGCAAAAACCAACTTCGGTAGCATATATTAGCTTTGGAACTGTGGCGGCCGTGCCACCTAACGAGTTTGTAGCTTTAGCTGAGGCACTGGAAGCGAGTGGTGTTCCTTTTCTTTGGTCTCTTAGGGACAATTTCAAGCAAATTCTACCGAATGGGTTTGTTCAAAGGACAAGCTTGCAAGGAAAAATAGTTCCGTGGGCACCACAGAGTCATGTCTTGGCACATAGTGCAGTAGGTGTGTATGTCACTCACTGTGGATATAACTCTGTGTTTGAGAGTATTGTTGGAGAGGTACCGATGATTTGTAGGCCAATCTTGGGTGATAACATGATGAATGGAAGGATGGTTGAGGCCGTTTGGGGGATAGGGGTGAGAGTTGAGGGTGTAGTGTTTACAAAGAATGGAATGCTCAAAAGCTTGGAACTCGTTCTGCAACATGAACAAGGAAGGAGGATGAGGGAGAAGattaaagagcttaaagagGTAGTAGTGAAGGCTGCTGGATCAAATGGGATTGCTTCCAAGGATTTCAAAACTTTGGTGGAGGTAATCTCTAAATAAGAcataaatcataaaataattagGAGAGGTGCTATTTGTTATTCTTGGTATTTGGATTGTCTGTTTAATTAGAGCCAAAGTTTATATCTCTATTGCTGTGGTTTTTCATTATCTGTCTTGTGGAatgcttttttaattttttttaaaaagtgaattGAAGTGTAACATGGAAAATAAATAGCAAAGCTATGTATAACTGAATGGagtgtgctttttttttttttttttttttttttttttttttttttttttttttctctcaaaaaattcTTGTGCTTTTATTATTTACGAGAAATTACATTTTGCCCACTTGTGGTTTACTTTAAAAACAGTTTGCCTACCTGCAGTTTAAAAATTGACACTTTACTCACTTGATTAAACTCCGTTTGTCTTCTGTTACCACCTCAGATCAGGTGGATAAAGTGCCAATTTTTATCATATCATCTCTTTGATGgagcaattttttattttgtttattttgttttgttttgttttggttttttttttttttgccgtaGACTTTTGAGTTAGTACTTGTTTGGtgtaaaaatgttaaatttgaaCTGTGTTTATGTAGCTGTTGCAATTTCAATAACAATTTCTTTGTTTCGGATGGCAAATTGTAAAATTGTctatgtttcttttctctcaattACTTTACCTAACCATATCATTATGCATTTCGAAGGGTTTTGCGATGTGTTCAATTCTACACTTTGTGACCCTTtgaaaagaagatctaaaagttaggttttaattttttacaaaacctaacttttagatcttcttttcctttgatttttttttaaaattttttttattctttttatgttttgaggGGAGAGAGACAGGTAGCAAACATACAAGTTTACTCTTACTTTTAATCGAGGTGAGTAACGGGAGACAAACAAAGCTTATCTCAGATGAGTAAAGTGCCAAGTTTTAAATCATAGGTAGGCAAAGTGTTTTTCGGAGAAACTACAGGTGGGCAAAGTATAATTTCtcctattttttaattaaaaagttatacaCTTATACCATGCATCTAGAGGTGGATGACTGTTGAGAAaacaatcaatttttcttttgccctgtattttttgttttattttttcttaaaaaaaaaaaactaaaaaatcataTGTCATGTCATTAAAGCTAGGCCACATAATATTCCGGTtaatgttcatttttttttttatataaaaaaattcataaactttgtattttgagaaaatatattatGTATCAACTACATGTCGCCTCTCTCTTACGGTTTTCCTTATACTCTGgcc
This genomic stretch from Quercus robur chromosome 4, dhQueRobu3.1, whole genome shotgun sequence harbors:
- the LOC126720604 gene encoding anthocyanidin 3-O-glucosyltransferase 7-like, whose translation is MSMTQSSPDHGHVAVLAFPFGCHPWPLLNLTCKLAWATPHVRFSFFNTSKSNQRLFSTSQVNLPDNLKAYDVADGVPNGHVFTPGNPIEELELFIKAAPESFRKAMDMTVAEFGRNISCLLTDAFSVFACEMAQNMHVKWVPFWVPAPYCLSAHIYTDIIHKTYANACGNGNGGVVGGLKPIDKTLDVIPGLSTMRFCDLSDEVLQGDSNSSLFSQTLYRMSKVLPQASAIVMNSFQEINSTIITNDLKSKFQDVFYVGFLTLTLPPPPLPPSHSDTTGCLPWLDKQKPTSVAYISFGTVAAVPPNEFVALAEALEASGVPFLWSLRDNFKQILPNGFVQRTSLQGKIVPWAPQSHVLAHSAVGVYVTHCGYNSVFESIVGEVPMICRPILGDNMMNGRMVEAVWGIGVRVEGVVFTKNGMLKSLELVLQHEQGRRMREKIKELKEVVVKAAGSNGIASKDFKTLVEVISK